The following are encoded together in the Xiphophorus hellerii strain 12219 chromosome 3, Xiphophorus_hellerii-4.1, whole genome shotgun sequence genome:
- the mboat1 gene encoding lysophospholipid acyltransferase 1: MSEREDAIFKTTGCKWLLPVSGYLGLSLDQVNFLACQLFALLAAFWFRLYLSPNHASPMVRHAVATLLGIAFLLFCFGWYSTHILAVVAVNYFLIIKADINNVHRYSMVTAMGYLTACHVSRVFIYSYGILSTDFSGPLMIVTQKITMLAFHLHDGMCKKSEQLTLEQKHVAVRVRPSLIEYLSYNLNFLSVLVGPCSNYKDYIDFIEGKHISWRLKQHSGTCNGQNGYDKTPDPSPLNAVCRKLLVCCGCMFFFLVITRSLPITYNVDDHFVGHASFLSRLTYAFFSIQAARPKFYFAWTLADAVNNAAGYGFLGMDGSGKPCWDLVSNLNIIGIETATSFKTFIDNWNIQTGIWLKTVCYDRAAKHRLALTFILSALWHGVYPGYYFTFITAIPITIAARAIRRSIRHHFIGSRVLKLGYDIVTWAATQLAICYTVMPFLLLSVEHTIVYYRSMYFHVHIISILTAVILHQKHKPREPSATNKPSPPASSSSSAAACSAQCQPVHSNNNGKVN, from the exons ATGAGCGAACGGGAGGACGCAATATTTAAAACTACCGGTTGCAAGTGGCTGCTGCCTGTCAGTGGATACTTGGGCTTATCTCTGGACCAG GTGAACTTCCTGGCCTGCCAGCTGTTTGCTTTGCTTGCTGCCTTCTGGTTTCGTCTCTACCTCAGTCCTAACCATGCGAGCCCCATGGTCCGGCATGCTGTCGCCACACTCCTAGGAATCGCTTTTCTCCTCTTCTGCTTCGGATG GTATTCTACCCATATCCTCGCTGTGGTGGCTGTTAACTATTTTCTCATCATTAAAGCTGACATCAACAATGTACACAG gtACTCCATGGTGACCGCTATGGGCTATCTGACAGCGTGCCACGTGAGCAGAGTCTTCATCTACAGCTACGGCATACTTTCCACGGACTTCTCCGG ACCTCTGATGATTGTAACCCAGAAGATAACCATGCTGGCTTTCCATCTACACGACG ggATGTGTAAGAAAAGTGAACAGCTGACATTGGAGCAGAAGCATGTGGCTGTACG TGTGAGGCCGTCTCTTATCGAGTATCTGAGTTACAATCTGAACTTCCTGAGTGTCTTGGTCGGGCCCTGCAGCAACTACAAGGACTACATCGATTTCATAGAGGGCAAACACATCAGCTGGAGGCTAAAGCAGCACTCTGGAACATGTAACGGGCAAAATGGTTATGACAAGACGCCCGACCCATCTCCTCTT aacgCAGTCTGTCGAAAGCTGCTGGTCTGCTGCGGCTGCATGTTCTTCTTCCTCGTCATCACTCGGTCGTTGCCGATTACTTACAACGTAGACGACCACTTTGTTGGCCACGCCTCCTTCCTCAGCAGGCTCACCTACGCGTTCTTCTCCATACAAGCAGCGAGACCCAAGTTCTACTTTGCCTGGACGCTTG CTGATGCAGTAAACAATGCAGCAGGTTATGGTTTCCTGGGGATGGATGGGAGTGGAAAACCCTGCTGGGATCTCGTCTCCAATCTCAACATCATAGGGATTGAG ACAGCAACCAGCTTTAAGACCTTCATAGACAACTGGAATATTCAAACAGGGATTTGGCTCAAAAC GGTGTGTTATGACCGAGCTGCCAAACACCGCTTGGCATTGACTTTCATCCTGTCTGCCTTGTGGCACGGTGTTTATCCAGGCTACTACTTCACCTTCATCACTGCTATTCCCATTACCATAGCAGCAAGGGCT ATACGGAGGTCTATTAGGCACCACTTCATCGGCTCCAGAGTCCTGAAGCTCGGTTATGACATTGTAACTTGGGCAGCGACCCAACTAGCCATCTGCTACACTGTCATgccttttctcctcctttcaGTAGAACACACTATAGTTTACTACAG ATCTATGTACTTCCATGTCCACATCATCAGTATTCTGACTGCAGTCATCCTGCATCAGAAACATAAACCCAGAGAACCCTCTGCCACCAACAAACCGTCTCCCcccgcctcctcctcttcctcagcagcTGCGTGCTCAGCTCAGTGCCAGCCTGTTCACTCCAACAATAACGGCAAAGTAAACTGA